The sequence AAAAGAAGGTAAAACAACTTCCGTGCACagggctcccgcagtgggcggggtcggaGACAAGCAGGATGTACACGTAATAGCACCACAACATCATCTTTAAGACATCACTATCGAAAAAGTATACCTTGTTCATTGCTACCATAGCTTTAGTTGCACCTTTCATCCCTGTGGATATTGAAGTACTAGCGTACAATGCCTGAAGACAAAATAAAAACGACACCACTGTTTTAATGAACTAAGtataatctttttatttttatcctgATATACAATAGAGACATTGATGCTAaactctgaaaaaaaaaaaagaattaagcaCAAGTTTCTTTCTAGTAGAAGGTGACCTGTGTATGAGTTGCTACCCCTCTGATTTGGGCACGACTCCCCTGCAAATTAGTAATCTGTTGCCGTAATCGAACAAGCTGACGAGCAAGGATTCTGGTAGCAGCCTAGATACTTGAAAACAATGAATAAGTCAAATGATAGCAGAAGATAGTTGATATGCACAGGCAAaccatagaccaagataagcaACTACtattttagggtttgaaagGTGTGATTTAACTTCTGTACCTAGAGAGGATTCCTTACATAAGTTGGAATACCTAGGATCTTAGATACAAATACACCAAGACCAAGATAAGCAACTacaatttttagggtttgaaaggTGTGATTTAACTTCTGTACCTAGAGAGGATTCCTTACTTAAGTTGGTATAACTATGATCTTAGACACAAATACACCAAGAGTAGAGAAGAATGACAAAGTCAAACTAAATACAAGATAAAGAAACAACAATGAATTTGTTCTTCACAAGAAACGGAaggaaatttaaaaaagaaaagttacATGCACTATCCCGAAACAATACATGAATGTGCTCCTTCAAACTTCGTCTGTGGGATAAAGCAAAATTACCTCATTGTGCACCATCGTCCACGAATAAAATTGGGccgacaataaaaaaaaaatgacaggtCAAAATACTTAAGTGGTTAGGCCTAGATTTGGTATTATCTACCCGCTTATAGCAAAAATAAATACGGATAACAACAGTCACTTGCCTCATTTCCTGTTTTAGCTGTTTTCTTGATCTCAGCCACCAACTTCTTCTCCTGAAATTGCATGCAGAGAGATTTTGTGAAAggacacaaaaaaaatttaaaaaagacaTGAAGGCAATAGAAACAAACCTCCAATTGAAGCGACGAGATCTCACGCTCAATGCCTGACAGATAAAGAAGTTCATAATGAATGTCTGTAGTAAAAACTTAGTACAATAGCAGAAAGGGCAGAGTTTCTGTGAATAGAATATCTCCTTCCCCTCACGAATATCCCAGCAAGCACTCTTGCTGCTAATAATATTTTAGACGTAAATTTGGTATGGATTGGTCCCTCTTCAAAAAGTTCTTTTTCTTGGACTGAAttgtctcaaaaaaaaatcaaccatgAAATACCCTAATACGTGTATTGACCAAAACTTAATCAAAACAAACCACCAAACAAGTGCGGTGCCTACTACCATATATGTCCAAGGAAGATGACCAAAAATAATCCCAACTTTCCCAGTTGGCATATTCAAATCTCTAAAAAAGATCAATTACTGTTTCCTTGCTCGTTAATTGCCCACAACATCAAAGAGAACATGTGTATGCCATTTTCATTGGTTATCAATCAGCCAGTTCAGTATCCCCAATAACTGCTTTTCTTTAGGCTAAATAAGTTGAATTGAGTATGAGATGCGCAAATTGAAACTACTCAAATAGCATAAAAAGGTGAATCAGTCTATTGCGTATGTTACATTACAGTGAATTGAAACTACTCAAATCAGCAATTTCTCAGAAACTCAACATTAACCTTCACATACATGGGCATAGTATTTAACATCCAGAAACACAAAGTCACCAATTAATTACAAGCAGTCTGAAGGGGCAAAAAATAAACTTTATATGAAAATACATACCTCTGGTGGCAACAGCCACTTCTCTCTTGCTTGTCCGCAATGCATCTGGAAAACGGAAAAATGTACAATTGTTTCAATCTTCCTCAATTCAGATTACATTGAACGGGGAAAGCAGGAAATTAAGATGCACTAAATTTCAAAAcaacaaggggaaaaaaaaaaagccgaaCGAGAACATAAACACTGATTAACTCAAAACCTCAATTCTCTTACAAAGTGATCCAGTctttaagaaggaaaaaaacacaaCCTTTTGGAGAACAAAGAAGCGAAGTGTTGTTGACGGAGAAAATAGTACCTTTAGGAGAAGTTTTCTTCTTGAAAATGTTCATGGTGATAGCTCGAGCCCGAATTCCCTCTCTCCCTATTTCCTCTACAAAAACCCTAATTCACACTGCAGTAGATCTTCTCTCACTTTGCTGAGTGTGATGGAGtgttgtgagagagagagagagacgataTTCAGCTCCCTTTTTCTTTCCCACAGGGGAGGCGCATCGAGGAGCGTGAGAGTTTTGTGCGGTTTCCACGTGGTCGTCTAAATTTAATGGATATCCAACGGTAGCCACTCTACTAGCCGTTATAGTATATGTTTACCATACTAccctcaattaaaaaaaaaaaaacttttcttcctcctttgtttttttttttgaattctttTTTTCTCATATGCAGATAGCACCGACTTACAGTCCACCATTCCAATATGGTCCAACTAATAAGTACAAGGAAATTTAGAAGTAAGCACATGAACTAATCAAAAATACTCTCAACTCTTCTTTAGTGGGGAGACAACCAACCGAACAATCCACCGAACTTTACCTTAATAATAAATGCACATATCATATGTAATACCGTAAACTACATGGAGAGTCTTGAACCAAAATCCAATGCGAAAATAACAATAAATCGAATCAGAGTGAGTGAACGCTAAATCGCATCAAGTGAGTATTAAAACCAACGACCTCCTAGATACATGCATGCGCTAAGAAGTTCAAACAACTGACTTAACCATTAGAAgcaatggtttttttttcaaattactcTCAAGTCTCTTAGCACAATTAGttggaatgaaaaaaaaagataaaagaaactgGTGATCTCATTAATGGCAAATTACAATTATGTGGGCAATATAATTGACAATCATAAAAACTGGATAAAACAAACTAGAGAGAGAGCCAGGCTATTTTCTTGTTTACTATTTCAAACAACAGAGAATTGTATACACTCTGTAATCACAACAAAATTTCTGCTTCAACAAGGGCTTCAATGCCGCAACAATGAATTCGATACTCGTTATCTTCCTATCCATTATCCACCTTAACAATCAAACCACCTGGAAAATTCGCATTTCGTTAGCAAGCCACAGACGATCATCCGACATCTGAGAgttttgaggatgaaaaataaaattcacgGATATGAGAAATGATGCCTCTAAATTGGAATATGAAAGATCGAAGGAGAAATAGCTTCAAGTGTTAAATAAACATAGAGCTTCCAGAACGATAACTATGCCTTACTTCAATACCTCAATGATATTATAGAACGAAAGTGTGCAGGCTGAGACTGGATCTGACATCTCCAACAGTTCCATTAAAATCAGGTTATATTCTTCAAGAAAGAAACCATTAACTCTATCAACCAGCTTCAGCCTTCAGCTccaaaaattttaacaaaaaaatcatcaagTTGCCCCCAGTTAGGGGTACCGGAGTTACTTAAATTATCCGAGGGTAATGATCGAATGCATCCAAGGATGTGTTTAATATCCCGATGCAGCCTGACATACatagaaacaagaagaaaaagtcaTTTGAGTTCTAAAATGACTTCTCAAAACCATTATTAACAAGGGATTCTACGAATAAAGTAATATAAACTAAGTACCTATCCTTCGCTTGCGGAGTATTGAACTCGAATCGTGAGAATGCTTCTGAAATTTGTGAATGGAATATTATAACGACTTGCCtgcaaaagcacaaaaaagaaGGTCCTCATGTGCATCTCCCCTAAACATCATTAGGCCAGCAATTTGATCATTGAGTTGAATGGGAGAGAAGCACTCTCATCATATGGTTGGTACACATAGTTAATAAATGTTCATTCGTAGGCCGTAGCCACAATGCCATATACAATTAAATTTCCAGTTAACATCACCCATAAGGCCATAACAAATGATACCACAATGAAATGTTACATGCTATCCATTAAAGCCATATACAATTAAATTTCCGGTTAACATCACCATAAGGCCATAATAAATGATACCACAATGAAATGTTACATAGTATCCATTAAAGCTACTAAACCCTGCTATTCACAGAAGGCAAGGGTCTCAAGACCCCTCACCCCAAAAAACCTTTCGGGAATTAAagttgggggtgggggtggaaAGGCAAACGGCATTGACTTTACCACTATTTATAACTTATGCTCCAATTCCTGATGCACATCCATATGATGTTATTCTTCGTTTTTAACAATTTATACTCTAGTACAATATAAACTAAATGTTAGAAGTCACAGAAATTGCAGTCATAAGAAAATTTATTTGTCCAACTAGGAATACCTCACCTGAAAATAGCTTGAACATCCGACTCAAGTAAATTTCGTGATAGGATACG is a genomic window of Tripterygium wilfordii isolate XIE 37 chromosome 16, ASM1340144v1, whole genome shotgun sequence containing:
- the LOC119980571 gene encoding vacuolar protein sorting-associated protein 2 homolog 2 isoform X3 gives rise to the protein MNIFKKKTSPKDALRTSKREVAVATRGIEREISSLQLEEKKLVAEIKKTAKTGNEAATRILARQLVRLRQQITNLQGSRAQIRGVATHTQALYASTSISTGMKGATKAMVAMNKQMAPAKQAKVIKEFQKQSAQMDMTIEMMSEAIDETLDKDEAEEETEELTNQVLDEIGVDIASQLSSAPKGRIATRNAPNVVARYVVIICFLLFYLFS
- the LOC119980571 gene encoding vacuolar protein sorting-associated protein 2 homolog 2 isoform X1, whose amino-acid sequence is MNIFKKKTSPKDALRTSKREVAVATRGIEREISSLQLEEKKLVAEIKKTAKTGNEAATRILARQLVRLRQQITNLQGSRAQIRGVATHTQALYASTSISTGMKGATKAMVAMNKQMAPAKQAKVIKEFQKQSAQMDMTIEMMSEAIDETLDKDEAEEETEELTNQVLDEIGVDIASQLSSAPKGRIATRNAPNVVASHSSEAPPDVEDLEKRLASLRRI
- the LOC119980571 gene encoding vacuolar protein sorting-associated protein 2 homolog 2 isoform X2, giving the protein MNIFKKKTSPKDALRTSKREVAVATRGIEREISSLQLEEKKLVAEIKKTAKTGNEAATRILARQLVRLRQQITNLQGSRAQIRGVATHTQALYASTSISTGMKGATKAMVAMNKQMAPAKQAKVIKEFQKQSAQMDMTIEMMSEAIDETLDKDEAEEETEELTNQVLDEIGVDIASQLSSAPKGRIATRNAPNVVASSEAPPDVEDLEKRLASLRRI